Proteins from one Desulfonema limicola genomic window:
- a CDS encoding DUF433 domain-containing protein, translated as MNLAIKNEPLPLEENIDGVILVGKTRVTLDTVISSFNNGATAEEIVYQYPVLNLADIYAIISYYLRNKNEIDLYLNRRSNISKQVYEKNRIRFDNVGIRERLLARQSA; from the coding sequence ATGAATCTTGCAATAAAAAATGAACCATTACCTCTTGAGGAAAATATTGACGGAGTTATACTTGTTGGGAAAACTCGCGTAACTTTGGATACTGTTATTTCCTCTTTTAATAATGGAGCAACAGCAGAAGAAATTGTCTATCAATACCCAGTCCTAAATCTGGCTGACATATATGCGATTATCAGTTACTATTTGAGAAATAAGAATGAAATTGATTTATATCTTAATCGAAGATCCAACATTTCAAAGCAAGTTTATGAAAAAAATAGGATTCGTTTTGATAATGTCGGCATAAGAGAACGACTTTTGGCTCGACAATCAGCATAA
- a CDS encoding Fic family protein encodes MVQAISNIPLKPENRNKLLQVALIKGAQATTAIEGNTLSEEEIEKIQAGWKLPPSKEYQEIEVRNIINAFNILLKEIIVENKVRIITPDLIRDFHKMISMDLGEHIDAIPGSFREDNRIVGTYRPPEYKFVSEFVEKLCNWIRKEFNFDQNQNQSFATAVIQAIVTHVYIEWIHPFGDGNGRTGRLIEFYILLRAGLPSIVSHILSNFYNQTRSEYYRQFDNARKSKDLTQFIEYAVQGFRDGLNENLKIIQEGQFNIFWHNYIYEAFANVTYTKREVFKRKRDLILQLPIGQEFLPEEIVMTTPLIAKKYSNLTMATVKRDLKNLEDIKLIRKIGKKYRANIELLKTMIPQSKTG; translated from the coding sequence TTGGTTCAAGCTATTTCAAATATTCCTTTAAAACCTGAAAACCGTAATAAACTCTTGCAGGTTGCTTTAATTAAAGGCGCTCAGGCAACAACTGCAATAGAAGGAAATACTCTTAGCGAAGAAGAAATTGAAAAAATTCAGGCAGGCTGGAAACTTCCGCCAAGTAAGGAATATCAGGAAATTGAAGTCAGAAATATAATCAATGCTTTTAATATTCTTTTGAAAGAAATAATTGTTGAAAATAAAGTACGTATAATCACCCCTGATCTTATCAGAGATTTTCATAAAATGATAAGCATGGATTTGGGAGAACACATTGATGCCATACCCGGAAGTTTTAGAGAGGATAACAGAATTGTAGGAACATACCGGCCACCGGAATATAAATTTGTTTCAGAATTTGTAGAAAAATTATGCAACTGGATCAGAAAAGAATTTAATTTTGACCAAAATCAGAACCAAAGCTTTGCAACGGCAGTTATTCAGGCTATTGTAACACATGTATATATTGAATGGATTCATCCATTTGGTGATGGAAATGGGAGAACAGGAAGGTTGATAGAATTTTATATTTTATTAAGAGCCGGTCTTCCAAGTATAGTATCTCATATTTTATCAAATTTTTATAATCAGACCAGATCCGAATATTACAGGCAATTTGATAACGCACGAAAAAGTAAAGATTTAACGCAATTCATTGAATACGCTGTTCAAGGTTTTCGTGACGGACTAAATGAAAATTTAAAAATTATTCAAGAAGGTCAGTTTAATATTTTCTGGCATAATTACATATACGAAGCATTTGCAAATGTTACATACACAAAAAGAGAAGTTTTTAAACGCAAACGAGATTTAATATTACAATTACCAATTGGTCAGGAATTTCTTCCGGAAGAAATAGTTATGACAACACCTCTCATAGCTAAAAAATATTCAAACCTTACAATGGCAACCGTAAAAAGAGATTTAAAAAATTTGGAAGATATAAAATTGATTAGAAAGATTGGTAAAAAATATCGAGCAAATATTGAACTTTTAAAAACAATGATTCCACAAAGTAAAACAGGCTAA
- a CDS encoding MotA/TolQ/ExbB proton channel family protein: MNFQNFTSHEITNSFLAFILALFIAGLFFRFLKRNSNKLINLLPNIAVSVGILGTFTGIYIGLLEFDVSDINTSIPNLLDGLKTAFITSIAGMSASIILRLIYEIISTYEEGKTQTDSDDPLDLLKAMVQGITRLENSSQEIEKTIVSCFRSEEEFSLISQLKLIRQEITDSRKEINESFKSFADHIAKSSTDTLVKALGHVIAEFNVLLNELVSESFKELSAAMIKLTEWQEKYRLHMDNMQNKIDVLLKNIEQTSGIIKYSANNFREINEHIGNIDKSISKLKISTEDIESHVDNLNKQNELLKTSLESVKHIGNEAKSVIPTISQRLNELSVKIDKSVSNFIQNIDKTNSTISKFVESSTSEIQNMTQKQLEVLQKSIIDIDEGLDKELNKALNSLAGSLAALSSKFVEDYQPLTERLRKIVKISETINVN, encoded by the coding sequence ATGAATTTTCAAAATTTTACGAGTCATGAAATTACAAATTCTTTTTTAGCCTTTATACTTGCTCTATTTATAGCTGGCCTGTTTTTCAGGTTTCTGAAAAGAAATAGTAACAAATTAATAAATCTGCTGCCAAATATTGCTGTTTCTGTTGGTATTTTAGGAACTTTCACAGGGATATATATTGGATTATTAGAATTTGATGTTTCAGATATTAATACGAGTATACCTAATTTATTAGACGGTTTGAAAACAGCATTTATTACATCTATTGCGGGAATGTCAGCATCAATTATACTCCGCCTTATATATGAAATTATAAGTACTTATGAAGAAGGAAAAACACAAACAGATTCAGATGATCCTCTTGATCTGTTAAAAGCTATGGTTCAAGGTATAACCCGTTTAGAAAATTCATCACAAGAAATTGAAAAAACAATTGTTTCCTGTTTCAGATCTGAAGAAGAATTTTCGTTAATCTCTCAGCTAAAACTAATAAGGCAGGAGATAACTGACTCAAGAAAAGAAATAAATGAATCATTCAAGTCTTTTGCAGATCATATAGCGAAATCAAGTACAGATACTCTTGTAAAAGCTTTGGGACATGTCATCGCAGAATTTAATGTTTTGCTGAATGAGCTTGTGAGTGAATCGTTTAAAGAATTAAGTGCTGCAATGATAAAGCTGACAGAGTGGCAGGAAAAATATAGACTACACATGGATAATATGCAAAATAAAATTGATGTTCTTCTTAAAAATATTGAACAGACATCAGGCATTATAAAATATTCCGCGAATAATTTCAGGGAAATAAACGAACACATAGGAAATATTGATAAGAGTATATCAAAATTAAAAATTTCAACCGAAGATATTGAGAGTCATGTTGATAACCTTAACAAACAAAATGAATTATTGAAAACAAGTCTTGAATCCGTAAAGCATATTGGAAATGAAGCGAAATCTGTTATTCCGACTATCTCTCAAAGATTAAATGAGTTATCTGTAAAAATTGATAAATCTGTATCAAATTTTATTCAAAATATTGATAAAACCAATAGCACTATTTCTAAATTTGTGGAATCATCAACTTCTGAAATTCAGAATATGACGCAAAAACAACTTGAAGTTTTACAAAAATCAATAATTGATATAGATGAAGGTCTGGATAAAGAACTTAATAAGGCTTTAAATTCACTTGCTGGAAGTCTTGCAGCCTTGTCTTCAAAATTTGTAGAGGATTATCAACCTTTAACAGAACGACTCAGAAAAATTGTTAAAATATCAGAAACAATAAATGTCAATTAA
- a CDS encoding HNH endonuclease signature motif containing protein, which yields MKLSDYRQCVEINQLLVGMGISEISALPEVRFETEVTKRFERKYLDKQDVEISEKLSKSAIPVNKSEISVSSGIFLEYKGRKVSAYIRDQKSSIDFYRKQSSYKYHLCNCETLQTMKDIGREHRYLVTQRTDGFFEVHDLTVEPVRKGDVRMELCKNCLKLMDERKIYFTPFNLKQYFQKYDSYTPKTIRKIEEVREIETYSPKQNDYSREYRKACKYKCQICFVNCDMNQNLLHLHHVDANPSNNERHNLKILCVDCHSKQPLHSHMLRNPKFKNQIDLIKKIRINQNILSVCQ from the coding sequence ATGAAACTCTCAGATTATCGTCAATGTGTAGAAATTAATCAACTACTTGTTGGGATGGGTATTTCTGAAATATCCGCACTTCCAGAAGTACGTTTTGAAACAGAAGTCACAAAAAGATTTGAACGGAAATATTTGGATAAGCAAGATGTTGAAATAAGCGAGAAGCTTTCCAAAAGTGCTATTCCTGTAAATAAATCTGAAATTTCAGTTTCATCTGGAATTTTTTTAGAATATAAAGGAAGAAAAGTTAGTGCATATATAAGAGATCAGAAGTCATCAATAGATTTTTATAGAAAACAAAGCAGTTATAAGTACCATTTATGCAATTGTGAAACATTACAGACAATGAAGGATATCGGTAGAGAACACAGGTATTTGGTTACTCAGAGAACAGACGGATTTTTTGAAGTTCATGACCTGACCGTTGAACCTGTGCGGAAAGGAGATGTCCGTATGGAGCTATGCAAAAATTGTTTAAAATTAATGGATGAGAGAAAAATATATTTCACACCTTTTAATCTCAAACAATATTTTCAGAAATATGATTCGTATACTCCAAAAACAATAAGAAAAATTGAAGAAGTCAGAGAAATTGAGACTTATAGCCCAAAACAAAATGACTATTCAAGAGAATACCGAAAAGCATGTAAGTACAAATGTCAAATATGTTTTGTAAACTGCGATATGAATCAAAATCTTCTTCACCTGCATCATGTTGATGCAAATCCATCTAATAATGAAAGACATAATCTAAAAATACTTTGTGTTGATTGTCATTCAAAACAACCTCTTCATAGTCATATGTTAAGAAACCCAAAATTCAAAAATCAGATTGATCTGATAAAAAAAATAAGGATAAATCAAAATATTTTAAGTGTTTGCCAATAA
- a CDS encoding OmpA family protein, with protein MSINWSLNKEADNDWVSISDLMSVLMIIFLFIAVSYMHNIQQSQQRIKKVAVAYQELQTNLYEDLMNEFQDDLSQWQASIEKDTLSIRFAEPEVLFSVNSSNISKKFYKILDDFFPRYIRIISSEEYRNNIEEIRIEGHTSTEWNHDSDEVDAYFNNMRLSQDRTRTVLQYCLGLISDAENQIWARKYITANGLSSSHIIKNSDGVEDKEKSRRVEFRTKTNAEKKVVEIIENMENI; from the coding sequence ATGTCAATTAACTGGTCATTAAATAAAGAAGCAGACAATGATTGGGTCTCAATTTCAGATTTAATGTCTGTATTGATGATTATTTTCCTATTTATTGCTGTAAGCTATATGCATAATATTCAGCAAAGCCAGCAGAGAATAAAAAAAGTTGCTGTGGCATATCAGGAGTTGCAAACAAACCTCTATGAAGATTTAATGAACGAATTTCAAGATGATCTTTCCCAATGGCAGGCCAGTATAGAAAAAGATACTTTATCAATAAGATTTGCTGAACCGGAAGTCCTGTTTTCGGTAAACAGTTCGAATATTTCAAAAAAATTTTACAAAATTCTTGATGATTTTTTCCCACGGTATATCCGAATTATATCATCTGAGGAGTATAGAAATAATATTGAAGAAATCAGAATTGAAGGTCATACTTCCACCGAATGGAATCATGATTCAGATGAAGTTGATGCTTATTTTAATAATATGAGACTATCACAGGATAGAACAAGAACCGTACTTCAATATTGCCTCGGGCTAATTTCGGATGCGGAAAATCAGATTTGGGCAAGAAAATACATTACTGCAAACGGACTGTCTTCCAGTCATATTATAAAAAACTCAGATGGTGTTGAAGATAAAGAAAAGTCCCGCAGGGTTGAATTCAGAACAAAAACAAACGCTGAGAAAAAGGTTGTAGAAATTATAGAAAACATGGAAAATATATGA
- a CDS encoding DUF4145 domain-containing protein — MNLSDVIFVTFEVIPIERLGFENQNEVMKVLTDNLFNIGYKECYKTNLIRIYQIDDYKKLRKIVENIFQDDEYVWLSVEYFESIIIAVGEDNVLCGMFSSKSLKIKSPYNRDAKYISSLIGDYVYAPAIARTIVAKAIELSGQQSLSDKIDCKYNFSIETALAGDILFIEPPLEYDLRIKCENTGNEWQPLDIISSNYLLSQDIVKLVRDESLLDEIVIGKAMPFHVFSDVKSFSLFNHFSIKAVKNKFVEIISEILHFSIHLNWKHSSDYFSKNTDNTEAFHFALKQKNRLTVIEKRERKITQSLQLLERRYPNKTYLYELETNNIYANIVRYSPVFLNWKTHLETYISKQEIKTPKFVELVSSLDWKSLEKTNIADMQDANKIITLLDIDPGSTLTRIRVIIEKMIKYVFSQKVGKANKKLADMLVELNKRKVFPPIIYIYLNTLRLTGNIAAHKGEGSKEEVEAVIPVFIRVVEWFIDREI, encoded by the coding sequence ATGAATCTTTCAGATGTCATATTCGTAACTTTTGAGGTTATTCCAATTGAACGATTAGGTTTTGAAAATCAAAATGAGGTCATGAAAGTTTTGACCGATAATCTTTTTAATATTGGATATAAAGAATGTTATAAAACAAACTTGATTAGAATATATCAAATTGATGATTATAAAAAATTACGAAAAATTGTTGAAAACATCTTTCAAGATGATGAATATGTTTGGCTTTCCGTTGAATATTTTGAATCAATAATTATTGCAGTAGGTGAAGATAACGTCTTATGTGGAATGTTTAGTTCCAAATCACTGAAAATAAAAAGTCCTTATAATAGAGATGCAAAATATATTTCGTCACTAATTGGCGATTATGTATATGCGCCAGCAATTGCAAGAACTATTGTAGCTAAAGCTATTGAATTATCAGGACAACAATCATTAAGTGATAAAATTGATTGTAAGTATAATTTTTCAATTGAAACCGCATTGGCTGGTGATATTTTATTTATAGAACCTCCACTTGAATATGATCTCAGAATTAAATGTGAAAATACTGGTAATGAGTGGCAACCATTAGACATAATTTCATCAAATTATCTTTTATCACAAGATATTGTCAAACTTGTAAGAGACGAATCATTACTTGATGAAATTGTCATTGGAAAAGCAATGCCTTTCCATGTATTTTCAGATGTAAAGAGTTTCTCATTATTTAATCATTTCTCAATTAAAGCTGTAAAAAATAAATTTGTAGAAATTATTTCTGAAATATTGCACTTTTCAATACATCTCAATTGGAAACATTCATCTGACTATTTTTCTAAAAACACTGATAATACAGAAGCTTTTCATTTTGCATTAAAACAAAAAAACAGATTAACAGTTATTGAAAAACGTGAAAGAAAAATTACGCAATCTTTGCAGCTGCTCGAAAGAAGATACCCTAATAAAACATATTTATATGAACTAGAAACTAATAATATCTATGCAAATATTGTACGTTATTCTCCTGTTTTTTTGAATTGGAAGACACATTTGGAAACTTACATTTCAAAACAGGAAATAAAAACCCCAAAGTTTGTTGAATTGGTTAGCAGTCTTGACTGGAAATCGTTGGAAAAAACAAATATCGCAGATATGCAGGACGCAAATAAAATAATAACGCTCCTTGACATTGATCCAGGAAGTACATTGACAAGAATTCGTGTAATAATTGAAAAAATGATCAAATACGTCTTTTCGCAAAAAGTCGGTAAAGCTAATAAGAAATTAGCAGATATGCTTGTCGAATTGAATAAAAGAAAAGTTTTTCCACCTATAATATATATTTATTTAAATACTTTACGTTTAACAGGAAATATCGCTGCACACAAAGGAGAGGGGTCAAAAGAAGAAGTTGAAGCAGTTATTCCTGTTTTTATCCGAGTAGTTGAATGGTTTATTGACAGAGAGATTTAA
- a CDS encoding type II toxin-antitoxin system RelE/ParE family toxin has product MYKDEYHPQVKKDLKKLDIKLRRLIEAEYIPEILSAPQKGDPLVGDLRDIRSYHLKTVAVLMIGKRGEFYKLLKRRIKR; this is encoded by the coding sequence ATGTATAAAGATGAATACCATCCGCAAGTAAAAAAAGATTTGAAAAAACTTGACATCAAATTGCGCCGACTCATAGAAGCTGAATATATTCCGGAAATTCTTTCAGCACCGCAAAAAGGAGATCCGCTTGTCGGTGATTTGAGAGATATCCGTTCTTATCATTTAAAAACGGTAGCTGTGCTGATGATTGGAAAGCGTGGTGAGTTTTACAAACTTCTGAAAAGAAGAATAAAAAGATAA
- a CDS encoding transposase has protein sequence MSHIGSALTLAEKKLVVHVKHYFDREKKLSLKNNKDICVDNSARRAAQATNLSEVTVWRIMAEYNKNKTLSSPVPKGSSPYAVNDCVKTICQDIIRSYNIRREHLSLRLLVGILNDEFGISVARETLRRSLYRWKILHGSVQRHTALRERDYVVKARREYLIRKRYLNNSKRMLVYLDETFINKNYSGSDSSWYCSDWNNDSRLDKSFGPYINKPAGKGERFIILNAVTKDGWVNGTQLVFQANRRTGDYHGSMEEENFTRWLTTQLLPNIADNSVIIMDNAPYHNMFLEDNVPALTSSKSVLQKWLTENNIAFSEDFLRIQLIDLINQHRPQRMFKLDFMLRNDPLCKDRNIEILRTPQYHPELQPIEKCWAVMKQYMARHCNFTLKGLRKNLETAWTKVTSETMEGIMEKVTFWENHHFEQDSLLDSIDDKYGANYVEDDE, from the coding sequence ATGTCACACATAGGAAGTGCTTTAACTCTTGCTGAAAAAAAACTGGTTGTTCACGTTAAACATTACTTCGACAGAGAAAAAAAACTTTCTCTCAAGAATAATAAGGATATTTGCGTTGACAATTCGGCCAGACGTGCTGCCCAGGCTACGAATCTTTCAGAAGTTACTGTATGGCGAATAATGGCAGAATATAATAAAAATAAGACATTGTCTTCGCCTGTTCCGAAAGGTTCTTCTCCGTATGCAGTAAATGATTGTGTAAAGACGATTTGTCAGGATATCATTCGTTCATACAATATCCGCCGTGAGCATCTTAGTCTGCGACTTCTTGTCGGGATTTTAAATGATGAATTCGGAATCTCAGTTGCACGGGAAACACTGAGACGGTCTTTATATCGTTGGAAAATTCTTCATGGTTCTGTACAGCGTCATACCGCGCTTCGTGAACGTGATTATGTTGTAAAGGCACGGAGAGAATATCTTATCCGGAAGAGATATCTGAACAATAGCAAAAGAATGCTCGTTTACCTTGATGAAACTTTTATAAACAAAAATTACAGTGGTTCTGATAGTTCATGGTATTGCAGTGACTGGAATAACGATTCCCGTCTTGACAAGTCATTCGGTCCTTATATAAACAAACCTGCTGGTAAAGGCGAACGGTTTATTATACTCAATGCAGTAACAAAAGACGGGTGGGTTAATGGAACCCAACTTGTTTTTCAGGCAAACCGACGCACTGGTGACTATCATGGTTCAATGGAGGAGGAAAACTTTACACGATGGTTGACAACTCAGCTACTTCCCAACATAGCAGATAATTCTGTTATTATTATGGATAATGCCCCATATCATAATATGTTCCTTGAAGATAATGTTCCAGCATTGACCAGCAGTAAGTCAGTTCTTCAGAAATGGTTAACCGAGAACAATATTGCATTCAGTGAGGATTTTCTTCGTATTCAGCTTATTGATTTAATAAATCAGCATCGTCCTCAAAGAATGTTCAAACTTGATTTTATGCTCCGCAATGATCCGCTATGTAAAGATCGTAACATTGAGATTTTACGTACACCTCAGTATCACCCGGAACTGCAACCGATTGAAAAATGCTGGGCTGTAATGAAACAATATATGGCCCGGCATTGTAATTTTACCCTTAAAGGATTACGTAAGAATTTGGAAACAGCATGGACAAAAGTTACTTCTGAAACAATGGAAGGAATTATGGAAAAAGTGACTTTTTGGGAAAATCATCATTTTGAACAAGACAGTTTGCTTGATTCTATAGATGACAAATATGGAGCAAATTATGTTGAGGATGACGAGTAA